One window from the genome of Lentibacillus daqui encodes:
- a CDS encoding helix-turn-helix domain-containing protein gives MIFGERLKKEREKRGWSQTALSEKIHVSRQSVSKWETGKNYPSIEVIIDLSDLFGITIDELLRSDEELKEKVIRDSKQLAHPKWKTFFDSLFLLGAFLLLVKLIIFGLNHLMDTDIMALEGKLLKIIANFLPLAMMVIGGIGSDELKDKYVVD, from the coding sequence ATGATTTTTGGTGAACGATTGAAAAAGGAACGAGAAAAAAGAGGATGGTCACAAACCGCTCTCTCCGAAAAAATCCATGTTAGTCGTCAATCAGTTTCAAAATGGGAAACTGGTAAGAACTATCCCAGTATCGAAGTGATCATTGATTTGAGTGATTTATTCGGTATTACGATAGATGAATTGTTGAGGAGTGATGAGGAATTGAAAGAAAAAGTAATTCGCGATAGTAAGCAGCTGGCGCATCCGAAATGGAAAACATTTTTTGATAGTTTGTTTTTATTAGGTGCATTCTTGTTATTGGTAAAGCTAATTATTTTTGGCTTAAATCACCTTATGGATACAGATATTATGGCCTTGGAGGGAAAGTTACTAAAAATCATAGCTAATTTCTTACCATTAGCTATGATGGTAATTGGTGGTATTGGTTCAGATGAATTAAAAGATAAATATGTTGTTGATTAA
- a CDS encoding conserved virulence factor C family protein: MKIVSIEPTPSPHSMKINVDERLANGQTENYKRDDELIDAPDYVKSLFEINGVKGLYRVIDFIALERNPRVAWEEILPAVRDVLGSTEEDTDTDQLFTSHMPTDDNYGEVKVFIQKFRQLPVQVKLQDGEREQRFGLPERFMNATMEASAASDNMLMERKWVEQMPRYGDIETIGQEVVEEITASYDQERLQQLLQAALSDNYAEENTGPVRKKVTLDMLDNPNWKDRYAALDQMADPTVDDLAVLDKALDDQKASIRRLATAYLGMIEDREVLPYLYKALNDKAVNVRRTAGDCLSDLGFTEAIPEMINKLSDPNRLVRWRAAMYLYEVGDETAVPALKKALDDPEFEVRMQVKMALARIEGGEKAEGSIWYQMSQVTKK, translated from the coding sequence ATGAAAATCGTTTCCATTGAGCCTACACCAAGCCCGCATTCTATGAAAATAAATGTGGATGAGCGACTTGCTAATGGTCAAACCGAAAATTATAAACGTGATGATGAACTCATTGATGCTCCTGATTATGTCAAATCTTTGTTTGAAATCAATGGGGTCAAAGGTTTGTATCGTGTTATTGATTTTATCGCACTGGAACGAAATCCAAGGGTTGCTTGGGAGGAAATTTTGCCAGCCGTACGTGATGTTTTAGGCTCAACCGAAGAAGACACAGACACGGATCAACTGTTTACCAGTCATATGCCAACCGATGACAATTACGGGGAAGTAAAGGTATTCATCCAAAAGTTTCGTCAGCTGCCTGTTCAGGTAAAACTGCAGGATGGTGAACGTGAGCAACGATTTGGACTTCCGGAACGGTTCATGAACGCAACCATGGAAGCCTCCGCTGCCTCTGATAATATGTTGATGGAGCGTAAATGGGTCGAACAGATGCCTCGTTATGGTGATATAGAAACCATCGGACAAGAAGTTGTTGAAGAAATAACCGCAAGTTACGATCAAGAACGACTGCAGCAATTACTTCAAGCGGCACTATCCGATAATTATGCTGAAGAAAATACTGGACCGGTAAGGAAGAAAGTTACACTCGACATGCTGGATAACCCAAACTGGAAAGATCGCTATGCAGCACTTGATCAAATGGCGGATCCAACCGTTGATGATTTAGCTGTTCTCGATAAAGCACTGGATGATCAAAAGGCATCGATTCGGCGACTCGCAACTGCGTATCTTGGCATGATTGAGGATCGCGAAGTTTTACCATACTTATATAAAGCATTAAATGACAAAGCAGTTAACGTAAGGCGTACTGCCGGAGATTGTTTATCCGATCTTGGCTTTACCGAGGCCATCCCGGAAATGATCAATAAACTTTCAGATCCAAACCGCCTCGTGCGTTGGCGTGCTGCAATGTATTTGTATGAAGTTGGTGATGAAACCGCCGTACCCGCTTTAAAAAAAGCATTAGATGACCCGGAATTCGAAGTACGGATGCAGGTAAAAATGGCCCTGGCAAGAATTGAGGGTGGTGAAAAAGCAGAAGGATCGATCTGGTATCAGATGTCACAAGTCACGAAAAAATAA
- a CDS encoding LysM peptidoglycan-binding domain-containing protein: MQIYVVKRGETLSQIARNYGSDLNQIILVNQITNPDTLVIGQTLVIPIPYREYVVQPGDWLWRIANQYGVNVQDLAVANNISDPSQLYVGEMLIMPYFSYVIQSGDSLWSIANRYGVNLNQLFQANQLTSSTVLYPGQTLRIPVGARPTTEINAYITQINDQGRDEVLTLGRNFTYLSPFRYSIKADGTLTNMQETGLLQAAKSRQVAPLIIVTNFSGGNFDSDLAATILRNPNLQETLITNLLEMMQQKGYSGVNFDFEYVYPEDRDNYTAFLQRVVARLHPEGLLVSTALAPKVSSEQQGLLYEAHDYGAHGKVVDFVILMTYEWGWAGGEPWAIAPINMVRNVLDYAVTVIPRDKIMMGMPLYGRDWKIPWQQGTIARTVSPYEAVQLAAQYGAAIEYNTTYQSPFFRYTDESGQQHEVWFEDARSMQAKYDVMKEYGLRGGSYWVLGNRFPQNWPVLQDNFKVRKL, encoded by the coding sequence ATGCAAATATATGTTGTAAAACGGGGGGAAACATTGTCGCAGATAGCACGAAATTATGGATCGGACCTAAATCAAATCATATTAGTTAACCAGATCACGAACCCGGACACCTTGGTAATCGGGCAAACATTGGTTATTCCCATTCCTTATCGTGAATATGTTGTCCAACCAGGTGATTGGTTATGGCGAATTGCCAATCAATACGGGGTAAATGTTCAGGATCTGGCAGTGGCTAATAATATCTCAGATCCATCACAACTTTATGTTGGCGAAATGCTTATCATGCCGTATTTTTCCTATGTAATTCAATCAGGAGATTCACTATGGTCGATCGCTAATCGCTATGGAGTTAACCTCAACCAGCTTTTTCAGGCTAATCAATTAACATCTTCTACCGTATTATATCCCGGGCAAACATTGCGAATTCCGGTTGGTGCGAGGCCAACTACGGAAATCAATGCGTACATTACCCAAATAAACGATCAAGGAAGGGATGAGGTTCTTACCCTGGGGAGAAATTTCACTTATCTCTCACCATTTAGGTATAGCATAAAAGCGGATGGGACATTAACAAATATGCAGGAGACCGGACTATTACAGGCAGCTAAATCCCGTCAAGTGGCACCATTGATCATAGTGACTAATTTTTCGGGAGGGAACTTTGATTCCGATTTAGCTGCAACCATTTTACGAAATCCGAACCTGCAGGAAACCTTAATCACCAATCTTCTTGAAATGATGCAACAGAAAGGATATTCCGGGGTGAATTTTGATTTTGAATATGTTTACCCAGAGGATAGAGATAACTATACGGCATTTTTGCAGCGGGTGGTTGCCAGACTCCATCCAGAAGGCTTGCTTGTATCAACGGCTTTAGCACCAAAAGTTAGTAGTGAACAGCAAGGGTTGCTTTATGAAGCCCATGATTATGGTGCACATGGAAAGGTTGTCGATTTCGTTATCCTGATGACCTATGAATGGGGATGGGCTGGTGGCGAACCATGGGCTATTGCGCCAATTAACATGGTACGTAACGTATTGGATTACGCGGTAACGGTCATTCCACGTGATAAAATTATGATGGGAATGCCGTTATACGGTCGTGATTGGAAAATCCCGTGGCAACAAGGTACAATTGCCCGAACGGTCAGTCCATATGAAGCTGTTCAACTAGCTGCCCAATATGGTGCTGCGATTGAGTATAATACAACCTATCAATCACCATTTTTCCGCTATACGGATGAATCTGGACAGCAACATGAAGTATGGTTCGAGGATGCCCGCAGTATGCAAGCAAAATACGATGTAATGAAGGAATATGGGCTAAGAGGTGGGAGCTACTGGGTATTAGGGAACCGATTCCCGCAAAACTGGCCAGTACTCCAAGATAATTTTAAAGTGCGGAAACTTTAA
- a CDS encoding homoserine dehydrogenase codes for MKNTVSIGLLGLGVVGSGVIKLIEEHQEKLVHQLGCGVEVKKVLVRDLEKARDVQVDPSYLTTDPDEVVHNPEIDVVVEVMGGIDEARNHILEAFAAKKHVVTANKDLIALHGPELQNMASRNQCDLFYEASVAGGIPILRGLADGLVSDRIQQVIGIVNGTTNYILTKMDEEGVTYEDALKEAQELGFAESDPTADVEGLDAARKMAILSRLAFSTNVELSDVEVCGISDIALTDLQYGKQLGYKMKLIGYANCRDRQVEVNVQPTFLFDKHPLAAVKNEYNAVYVSGEAVGETMFYGAGAGSLPTATAIMADVVTVITNMRLGVNGKNFQSPLFKKEPTPPERQFGQFYIRMHVKDEVGAFASISHLFNQMDISFERILQIPRSKTELAEVVLVTHQTDLANFKKSMEQLNSLDVVESVESSFRVEGDGDK; via the coding sequence ATGAAAAATACTGTATCGATTGGCTTACTAGGTTTAGGTGTCGTTGGATCAGGAGTTATCAAGCTTATTGAGGAGCACCAGGAAAAGCTCGTCCACCAGTTAGGCTGTGGTGTAGAAGTTAAAAAGGTGCTCGTTCGAGATTTGGAGAAGGCACGGGATGTTCAAGTAGATCCATCCTATTTGACAACCGATCCTGATGAGGTGGTACATAACCCCGAAATCGATGTGGTTGTTGAAGTAATGGGTGGGATTGATGAAGCACGAAATCATATATTGGAGGCATTTGCAGCGAAAAAACATGTTGTAACAGCCAACAAGGATTTAATCGCCTTGCATGGTCCGGAACTGCAGAACATGGCAAGCAGGAATCAATGTGATTTATTTTACGAGGCAAGTGTAGCAGGTGGCATTCCCATTCTGAGGGGACTTGCTGACGGACTCGTTTCAGATCGGATCCAACAAGTAATTGGCATCGTTAATGGAACTACAAATTACATATTAACAAAAATGGATGAAGAAGGCGTTACGTACGAGGATGCATTAAAAGAGGCACAAGAACTTGGATTTGCTGAATCCGACCCAACCGCTGATGTAGAAGGGCTGGATGCCGCCCGCAAAATGGCGATTTTATCACGTCTTGCCTTCTCAACCAATGTCGAACTTTCCGATGTAGAAGTATGTGGTATTTCTGATATTGCCCTGACTGATTTACAATACGGGAAACAATTGGGTTACAAAATGAAGTTGATCGGTTATGCAAATTGTCGTGATCGGCAGGTGGAAGTGAATGTACAGCCAACATTCCTGTTTGATAAACATCCACTTGCTGCCGTTAAGAATGAATACAATGCCGTATATGTAAGTGGTGAGGCTGTTGGGGAAACTATGTTTTACGGAGCAGGGGCGGGAAGTTTACCAACTGCCACTGCTATCATGGCTGATGTCGTTACCGTTATTACCAATATGCGGTTGGGTGTAAACGGCAAGAACTTTCAATCGCCATTGTTTAAAAAAGAGCCGACTCCACCTGAAAGACAATTTGGCCAATTTTATATTCGCATGCATGTCAAAGATGAAGTTGGAGCATTCGCTTCCATTTCACACTTGTTTAATCAAATGGACATCAGTTTTGAACGGATCTTGCAAATACCACGCAGTAAAACAGAACTTGCGGAAGTTGTTCTGGTTACCCACCAGACTGACCTGGCAAACTTTAAGAAATCAATGGAACAACTAAACAGCCTGGATGTAGTAGAAAGTGTTGAAAGCTCATTTAGGGTTGAAGGAGATGGTGATAAATGA
- a CDS encoding SRPBCC family protein, with product MIAKLDREKGVLTATYQRLLQHDPEEVWAYLTENNKLQQWFPELEIQTLQNGGEILFNLGDGSYEHMQITEAVTNRIFAFEWDKNAVRFELLVQASGSTLVFKEYLHEVTTHTPKDLAGWHVCLDVIEALLDGQSIEDRTAVWQAYYPKYQQALLDAQADL from the coding sequence TTGATCGCAAAATTAGACCGAGAAAAAGGTGTACTTACTGCAACTTATCAACGATTGTTACAACATGATCCGGAAGAAGTGTGGGCCTATTTAACAGAGAATAACAAATTACAACAATGGTTTCCCGAGCTGGAAATTCAGACGTTACAAAATGGCGGAGAGATACTGTTTAATCTCGGGGATGGCAGCTATGAGCACATGCAAATAACAGAAGCTGTCACCAATAGAATTTTTGCATTTGAATGGGATAAAAACGCCGTACGCTTTGAATTATTAGTTCAAGCAAGTGGCTCAACACTTGTATTCAAGGAATATTTACATGAAGTTACTACGCATACACCAAAGGATTTAGCTGGGTGGCATGTCTGTTTAGATGTGATTGAGGCATTGCTTGACGGACAATCTATAGAAGATCGTACTGCCGTTTGGCAAGCGTATTATCCGAAATATCAACAAGCTTTGCTGGATGCACAAGCTGATTTGTGA
- a CDS encoding fluoride efflux transporter FluC: MPINFIMVAVGAAFGVLARALTTNWIKRKWNSTFPLATFIINMAGSLLLGFLTGLTIDNQLLLVLGTGFMGSFTTFSTFNVENIELLQQKKYLHLISYLGTSYVFGIVAVFIGVAAGDAVT; encoded by the coding sequence ATGCCCATTAACTTCATCATGGTCGCGGTTGGTGCTGCGTTTGGTGTGCTTGCTCGGGCATTAACCACAAACTGGATAAAAAGGAAGTGGAATTCTACTTTTCCGTTGGCGACCTTTATCATTAACATGGCCGGTTCTTTATTGCTGGGGTTCTTAACCGGTTTAACGATTGACAATCAATTATTACTGGTTCTTGGGACAGGCTTTATGGGTTCATTTACCACATTCTCTACGTTTAATGTAGAGAATATCGAACTACTACAGCAGAAAAAGTATCTACATTTAATTAGTTATTTGGGGACTTCCTATGTTTTTGGTATTGTCGCTGTATTTATCGGTGTTGCAGCTGGTGATGCAGTAACCTAA
- a CDS encoding YaiI/YqxD family protein, translating to MKVYVDADACPVKDSIISIAKDNQIPVVLVKSFAHFSNSEPPQGVETVYVDSGADAADYRIMQLAKSGDIIVTQDYGLASLGLAKGCIVLHHKGFVYTNENIDQLLQTRYVSAMARKSGKRTKGPKALTKDDVNKFQEQFKMIIEQNK from the coding sequence ATGAAAGTTTACGTTGATGCGGACGCCTGTCCCGTAAAAGATTCCATCATCTCCATTGCCAAAGACAACCAGATCCCCGTGGTTCTTGTAAAAAGCTTTGCACATTTTTCCAATAGTGAACCGCCACAAGGAGTAGAAACGGTCTATGTAGATTCCGGTGCTGATGCGGCTGATTACCGGATTATGCAGTTAGCAAAAAGCGGGGACATTATTGTTACCCAAGACTATGGACTGGCTTCGCTCGGACTAGCAAAAGGGTGTATTGTCCTTCATCACAAGGGGTTCGTCTATACGAATGAGAACATTGATCAACTCCTGCAAACACGTTATGTAAGTGCGATGGCCAGGAAAAGCGGCAAGCGGACAAAAGGACCGAAAGCATTGACAAAAGATGATGTGAACAAGTTCCAAGAACAGTTTAAAATGATCATTGAACAAAACAAATAA
- a CDS encoding class I SAM-dependent rRNA methyltransferase: MVKTIDVYVKPKRIARYKQGCLPIHKDDITNAEVLKNEGSIILLKDQNHQFLAKGYYGKQNKGIGWVLSHNQQENINDQFFKAKLKQAMRKRRHFYADPNTNAFRVFNGEGDGIGGLTIDYFNGYYLINWYSEGIYSFQSAVIGALGLLDNYKAIYQKRRYDTKGQYIDDDDFVTGDRGEFPIIVKENGMNYAVYLNDGAMVGIFLDQRDVRKAIRDQYAKQKTVLNTFSYTGAFSVAAAVGGALKTTSVDLAKRSKAKTIEQFSVNGIDFEQQDIIVMDVFDYFKYAKRKNLTFDLVILDPPSFARSKKRTFSAAKDYPALLKDTIPITAKNGVIVASINNATVSMKKFKGFIDKAFKEMNRKYRILETHSLPVDFATSDAYPEGDYLKVCFIKIMD; this comes from the coding sequence ATGGTAAAAACAATCGATGTATATGTAAAACCAAAACGAATAGCAAGGTATAAACAAGGCTGTTTGCCAATTCATAAAGATGACATCACAAATGCCGAGGTACTCAAGAACGAGGGAAGTATCATTTTGCTGAAGGATCAAAATCACCAATTTCTTGCCAAAGGTTACTATGGAAAACAGAATAAAGGAATTGGCTGGGTGCTTTCTCATAACCAGCAGGAAAATATTAATGACCAGTTTTTTAAAGCTAAATTGAAACAAGCAATGAGAAAGCGGCGGCATTTTTACGCTGACCCGAACACAAATGCTTTCCGTGTTTTCAATGGTGAAGGAGATGGCATTGGCGGATTAACTATTGATTATTTTAACGGCTATTATTTGATTAATTGGTATAGTGAAGGGATCTATTCGTTCCAATCAGCGGTTATTGGAGCATTAGGTTTACTTGATAATTATAAGGCCATCTATCAAAAACGGCGCTATGATACCAAAGGGCAATATATCGATGACGATGATTTTGTAACCGGAGATCGTGGGGAATTTCCAATTATCGTCAAAGAAAACGGCATGAATTATGCTGTTTATCTAAATGATGGGGCAATGGTCGGTATTTTTCTTGATCAGCGTGATGTTAGAAAGGCAATACGTGACCAGTATGCAAAGCAGAAGACAGTACTAAATACGTTCTCATATACAGGTGCATTTTCAGTTGCTGCAGCTGTTGGCGGTGCTTTGAAAACGACCAGTGTCGATCTGGCCAAACGGAGTAAAGCGAAAACGATTGAACAATTCAGTGTAAATGGAATTGATTTCGAACAGCAGGATATTATCGTGATGGATGTCTTTGATTACTTTAAATATGCCAAACGGAAAAATCTCACATTTGACTTAGTGATTTTAGATCCGCCAAGTTTTGCCCGCTCCAAAAAACGTACATTTTCAGCGGCAAAAGATTATCCGGCCTTGCTTAAAGACACGATTCCGATCACCGCAAAAAACGGTGTGATTGTTGCTTCGATTAACAATGCGACTGTCAGCATGAAAAAGTTTAAGGGATTCATTGATAAGGCATTTAAAGAAATGAATCGCAAATACCGAATCCTGGAGACCCATTCGCTGCCTGTTGATTTCGCGACAAGTGACGCCTATCCAGAAGGTGATTATTTGAAAGTGTGTTTCATAAAAATAATGGATTAG
- the thrC gene encoding threonine synthase, translating into MNNWPGLLKHYAEYLPITEQTPSLTLKEGNTPLVHFSHLSEQLGVELYGKVEGANPTGSFKDRGMVMAVAKAKEEGSTSVICASTGNTSASAAAYAAQAGMRAIIVIPKGKVALGKLAQAMMYGAEIVEIEGNFDDALKMVKRVSEHSPVTLVNSVNPYRLEGQKTAAFEVYEQLGTIPDILAIPVGNAGNISAYWKGFKELNEHKQTSLPKMAGFEAVGASAIVQKKVIEQPETVATAIRIGNPASWHLATEARDESNGKIGSVSDEEILHAFQLLAKKEGIFAEPGSCASIAGVIQQCESGWIEPGSKVVAVLTGNGLKDPQTAIDQLHVNPVSLPNDEETVTAYIEDVVKQ; encoded by the coding sequence ATGAACAATTGGCCAGGACTACTAAAACATTACGCAGAATATTTGCCTATAACAGAACAAACTCCTTCACTAACATTAAAGGAAGGAAATACCCCACTTGTCCACTTCTCGCACCTTTCTGAACAATTAGGTGTGGAGCTTTATGGGAAAGTAGAGGGGGCCAATCCAACTGGTTCATTTAAAGATCGAGGCATGGTCATGGCCGTTGCAAAAGCAAAAGAAGAAGGTAGTACATCAGTTATTTGTGCGTCTACTGGTAACACGTCCGCCTCAGCTGCTGCATATGCGGCTCAGGCAGGCATGCGGGCGATTATTGTGATCCCCAAAGGTAAGGTGGCTCTCGGTAAACTTGCTCAAGCAATGATGTACGGAGCAGAAATCGTGGAAATCGAGGGTAACTTTGATGATGCCCTAAAAATGGTTAAACGGGTGAGCGAACATTCACCTGTCACACTTGTTAATTCAGTCAATCCGTATCGTTTGGAAGGACAAAAAACAGCTGCCTTTGAGGTATATGAACAGCTTGGTACTATACCGGATATTTTAGCGATCCCAGTTGGCAATGCCGGTAATATTAGTGCTTATTGGAAAGGGTTTAAAGAACTTAACGAACATAAACAAACCAGTCTTCCAAAAATGGCTGGATTTGAGGCAGTGGGCGCCTCAGCCATTGTACAGAAAAAAGTAATTGAACAGCCGGAAACCGTTGCAACCGCAATTCGAATCGGAAACCCAGCCAGCTGGCACTTAGCCACTGAAGCCCGGGATGAATCAAATGGTAAGATTGGTTCAGTTTCAGATGAAGAAATACTACATGCATTTCAATTGTTAGCTAAAAAAGAGGGAATTTTTGCTGAGCCAGGTTCATGTGCTTCGATTGCCGGTGTGATCCAACAATGTGAAAGCGGCTGGATTGAACCAGGAAGCAAGGTTGTCGCTGTGTTAACTGGAAACGGCTTAAAAGACCCGCAAACAGCCATTGACCAACTGCATGTTAACCCGGTATCCTTACCTAATGATGAGGAGACGGTCACAGCCTATATTGAAGACGTGGTGAAACAGTGA
- a CDS encoding GNAT family N-acetyltransferase: MRLERPSLKWKEEHENYVKEWGPARMIPSSFNLSGYDTYEAYLEALAIREGGTDKWLPSTNYFLINDHERIVAMVDIRHELNEFLYHVGGHIGYSTRPSERKKGYATIILKEALNKCRELDIDRVLVTCDEDNIGSAKVILNNGGVEENSFKDTDGTVTRRFWIETSKRQL, translated from the coding sequence ATGCGATTAGAACGGCCATCGTTAAAATGGAAAGAGGAGCATGAAAACTATGTAAAGGAATGGGGACCAGCCCGAATGATTCCGAGTAGCTTCAATTTGTCAGGATATGATACGTATGAGGCATATTTGGAAGCTTTGGCGATTAGGGAAGGTGGTACGGACAAATGGTTGCCAAGTACCAATTATTTTTTGATAAATGATCATGAACGAATCGTCGCGATGGTTGATATTCGTCATGAACTAAATGAATTTCTCTATCATGTTGGTGGTCATATTGGGTATAGTACGCGCCCATCCGAGCGAAAGAAGGGATATGCAACCATAATATTAAAAGAAGCATTGAATAAATGCAGGGAATTGGATATAGATCGCGTTTTGGTGACATGTGATGAGGATAATATCGGATCAGCCAAAGTAATTTTAAATAATGGTGGAGTAGAAGAAAATTCTTTTAAGGATACAGATGGAACCGTGACACGCAGATTTTGGATTGAAACTAGTAAAAGACAATTGTAA
- the thrB gene encoding homoserine kinase — protein sequence MFTITVPASSANIGPCFDSAGLALNRYLTLEVVRQDKWEFVHHSHLLPSFTNHEDHFIYQIAKQTADIYQRELPACKVEVSSEIPLARGLGSSASAIMAGIELANQLCELRMTEQEKLDTGTIIEGHPDNIAAALFGGVVLSLKNTGEETDYFQLPELNLDLVVHIPHVELKTEAARNALPEMYTRSEATDASGVGHLMIAALISGDYVLAGKMMERDLFHEPYRKALIPGYHDIREHAKNNGAYGTVISGAGPTLISFVPKDKGKAIAEQIQPMFPNNQVLSLTLDLNGLQVK from the coding sequence ATGTTTACGATCACCGTTCCAGCCAGTTCAGCCAATATCGGCCCCTGCTTTGATTCAGCTGGACTGGCATTGAATCGTTATTTAACATTGGAGGTAGTAAGGCAAGACAAATGGGAGTTTGTACACCATTCCCATTTGCTCCCTTCTTTCACTAATCATGAGGATCACTTTATCTATCAAATTGCTAAACAAACAGCAGATATATATCAGCGGGAATTACCGGCATGCAAGGTGGAAGTAAGTAGTGAAATCCCGCTCGCTCGTGGTCTTGGTAGCAGTGCTTCAGCTATCATGGCCGGAATTGAACTGGCGAATCAACTGTGTGAGCTTCGTATGACGGAACAGGAGAAATTGGATACTGGCACGATCATTGAAGGCCATCCCGATAATATTGCTGCTGCATTATTCGGCGGTGTTGTTCTCTCACTTAAAAATACCGGCGAAGAAACGGACTATTTTCAGTTACCGGAACTAAATCTTGATCTTGTTGTCCACATACCTCATGTCGAATTGAAAACGGAAGCGGCTAGAAACGCACTTCCGGAAATGTATACACGATCGGAAGCTACTGATGCAAGCGGGGTCGGTCATTTGATGATTGCCGCACTTATATCTGGTGATTATGTATTAGCAGGAAAAATGATGGAACGGGATCTATTCCATGAGCCATACAGGAAAGCACTTATTCCTGGCTATCACGATATAAGAGAGCATGCAAAGAACAACGGAGCATATGGAACGGTAATCAGCGGCGCCGGACCAACATTAATCTCCTTTGTTCCAAAAGATAAAGGTAAGGCTATCGCTGAACAGATCCAACCGATGTTTCCGAACAATCAAGTATTATCATTAACATTGGATTTGAACGGTCTCCAGGTGAAGTGA
- the rraA gene encoding ribonuclease E activity regulator RraA: MSLKTTDLCDEFANELSICMQEFQSFGKRTAFSGPISTVKVLEDNVLVKAALETIPKGHVLVVDGGGSKNCALMGDNLAAIGMERGLAGIIIYGCIRDTADINNMDIGVRALGKNPLKSQKKGDGETDIPVTFGGVDWTPGDYVYVDEDGVVVAKRKLA, encoded by the coding sequence ATGTCATTAAAAACAACTGATTTATGCGATGAATTTGCCAATGAATTATCTATATGCATGCAGGAGTTTCAATCATTTGGAAAAAGAACAGCATTTTCCGGACCAATTTCGACGGTAAAGGTGTTGGAAGATAATGTCCTGGTTAAAGCGGCGTTGGAAACAATTCCTAAAGGACATGTGCTTGTCGTTGATGGGGGCGGATCCAAAAATTGTGCGTTGATGGGCGATAATTTAGCAGCGATTGGCATGGAGCGGGGATTAGCCGGCATCATTATTTATGGATGCATTAGGGATACCGCCGACATTAACAACATGGATATCGGTGTCCGTGCCTTGGGGAAAAATCCGTTAAAAAGCCAGAAGAAAGGTGATGGAGAAACAGATATTCCAGTAACATTTGGTGGTGTAGATTGGACACCCGGCGATTATGTATATGTTGATGAAGATGGTGTGGTCGTGGCAAAAAGGAAATTGGCGTAA
- the crcB gene encoding fluoride efflux transporter CrcB, translated as MYYVFLVIFGVLGALLRYSIGLMIQTDFPLATLLINVAGCFLLAFLTQFLNGIPNFPKKLVSAIGTGFVGSFTTFSTFALESAELLNLSDYIGAASYILTSLIGGLLACVLGYRSSEILLATGKGN; from the coding sequence GTGTACTATGTTTTTCTTGTTATATTTGGAGTGCTGGGAGCTCTATTAAGGTATTCGATTGGATTAATGATCCAAACGGACTTTCCGCTGGCAACACTACTCATTAATGTTGCAGGCTGTTTCTTACTTGCCTTTTTAACCCAGTTTCTCAATGGAATCCCTAATTTCCCAAAAAAACTGGTTTCGGCGATCGGGACGGGGTTTGTTGGCTCATTTACGACTTTTTCCACATTTGCGTTGGAGTCTGCGGAGTTATTGAATTTAAGTGATTATATCGGTGCAGCCAGTTATATTTTGACAAGCTTAATCGGTGGTTTGCTTGCTTGTGTACTTGGTTATCGGAGCAGTGAGATATTATTGGCAACGGGAAAGGGGAATTGA